A genomic region of Miscanthus floridulus cultivar M001 chromosome 3, ASM1932011v1, whole genome shotgun sequence contains the following coding sequences:
- the LOC136546460 gene encoding aspartyl protease family protein At5g10770-like: MASVTRRALSRGCRRLAVVLLALAVVASVAAEDESSGPDWHVVSVTSLLPDAVCTPKRAASNSSALSVVHRHGPCSPLQARGGEPSHAEILGRDQDRVDSIHRLTAGPSTADDPASASKGVSLPARRGVPLGTANYIVSVGLGTPKRDFLVVFDTGSDLSWVQCKPCDDCYQQHDPLFDPSQSTTYSAVPCGAPECRRLDSGSCSSGKCRYEVVYGDMSQTDGNLARDTLTLGPSSSSDQLQGFVFGCGDDDTGLFGKADGLFGLGRDKVSLASQAAAKYGAGFSYCLPSSSSAKGYLSLGRAAPPNAQFTAMVTRSDTPSFYYLNLVGIKVAGRMVRVSPAVFRTPGTVIDSGTVITRLPSRAYSALRSSFAGLMRRYKRAPALSILDTCYDFTGQAKVQIPSVALLFDGGATLNLGFGGVLYVASKSQACLAFASNGDDTSIGILGNMQQKTFAVVYDVANQKIGFGAKGCS; the protein is encoded by the exons ATGGCGTCCGTGACGCGGCGCGCTCTGTCCCGTGGCTGCCGCCGCCTGGCGGTTGTGCTGCTCGCGCTTGCAGTGGTCGCGTCGGTGGCGGCGGAGGACGAGAGCAGCGGGCCGGACTGGCACGTCGTCAGCGTCACCTCGCTGCTGCCGGACGCGGTCTGCACGCCTAAGAGAG CGGCGTCAAACTCGTCGGCTCTCAGCGTGGTGCACCGGCACGGCCCATGCTCGCCGCTGCAGGCTAGGGGCGGCGAGCCGTCTCATGCGGAGATCCTGGGCAGGGACCAGGACAGGGTCGACTCGATCCACCGCCTGACCGCTGGCCCGTCGACGGCCGACGACCCAGCCAGCGCCTCCAAGGGCGTGTCCCTGCCGGCGCGCAGGGGCGTGCCTCTCGGCACGGCCAACTACATCGTCTCGGTTGGCCTCGGGACGCCCAAGCGGGACTTCCTGGTGGTGTTCGACACCGGCAGCGACCTTTCTTGGGTGCAGTGCAAGCCGTGCGACGACTGCTACCAGCAGCACGACCCGCTCTTCGACCCGTCGCAGTCGACGACCTACTCCGCCGTGCCGTGCGGCGCGCCGGAGTGCCGGCGGCTCGACTCGGGGTCCTGCTCGTCGGGCAAGTGCCGGTACGAGGTCGTCTACGGCGACATGTCGCAGACGGACGGCAACCTCGCGCGCGACACGCTGACGCTGggcccgtcgtcgtcgtccgacCAGCTCCAGGGGTTCGTCTTCGGGTGCGGCGACGACGACACCGGGCTGTTCGGCAAGGCCGACGGGCTCTTCGGCCTCGGCCGCGACAAGGTGTCGCTGGCCTCGCAGGCGGCCGCCAAGTACGGCGCCGGGTTCTCCTACTGCTTGCCCTCGTCGTCCAGCGCCAAGGGGTACCTGTCCCtcggccgcgccgcgccgcccaaCGCGCAGTTCACGGCGATGGTGACCCGCAGCGACACCCCGTCGTTCTACTACCTCAACCTGGTCGGGATCAAGGTGGCCGGACGGATGGTCAGGGTGTCCCCCGCCGTGTTCAGGACGCCCGGCACCGTGATCGACTCGGGCACCGTGATCACCCGCCTCCCGTCCCGCGCCTACTCCGCGCTCCGGTCGTCGTTCGCGGGCCTCATGCGCAGGTACAAGAGGGCGCCCGCGCTGTCCATCCTGGACACGTGCTACGACTTCACGGGGCAGGCCAAGGTGCAGATCCCGTCGGTGGCGCTGCTGTTCGACGGCGGCGCCACCCTGAACCTCGGCTTCGGCGGGGTGCTGTACGTGGCGAGCAAGTCGCAGGCGTGCCTGGCGTTCGCGTCCAACGGCGACGACACCTCCATCGGCATCCTCGGCAACATGCAGCAGAAGACGTTCGCCGTGGTATACGACGTGGCTAACCAGAAGATCGGGTTCGGCGCCAAGGGCTGCAGCTGA